A window of the Cetobacterium sp. ZOR0034 genome harbors these coding sequences:
- a CDS encoding NAD(P)/FAD-dependent oxidoreductase: MENKIYDVVIIGAGPAGLTSALYAGRSNLSVLVIEKPTVGSLLMAHKIENYPGIQGSPTGKDIYNLMKEQTLKFNVEFVDATFLGFDLLGENKIVKTDKDNFAAKTVIIASGWAKNGAKKLPGEEQYLGKGVSYCATCDGAFTRNMSVSLFGKGKEIAEEALFLTKYSKEIHMFLTEASDESEDKSLMETLKANEKIKMYYSSKLLEIKGEEFVEEVIAEVAGEKINCKTQFAFLYLGTKSLKELYGEVASLDENGYLITDEAMHTSIEGIFAAGDVRSKMIRQVTTATSDGTIAALEAIKFVLKKQNLRAQYS, from the coding sequence ATGGAAAATAAAATTTATGATGTTGTTATTATTGGAGCTGGACCCGCAGGTTTAACATCTGCACTTTATGCAGGAAGATCAAACTTGTCAGTATTAGTTATTGAAAAACCAACTGTTGGAAGCTTACTTATGGCCCACAAGATTGAAAACTATCCTGGAATTCAAGGATCACCTACTGGTAAAGATATCTATAATTTAATGAAAGAACAAACTTTAAAATTTAATGTAGAATTTGTAGATGCTACATTTTTAGGTTTTGATCTACTTGGTGAAAATAAAATAGTTAAAACTGATAAAGATAACTTTGCAGCTAAAACTGTTATTATTGCAAGTGGTTGGGCAAAAAATGGTGCTAAAAAATTACCTGGTGAAGAACAGTATTTAGGTAAAGGAGTTTCTTACTGTGCTACTTGTGATGGTGCTTTCACTAGAAATATGAGCGTTTCACTTTTCGGAAAGGGTAAAGAAATCGCTGAAGAAGCATTATTTTTAACAAAATACTCTAAAGAAATCCATATGTTTTTAACTGAAGCTTCGGATGAATCAGAGGATAAATCACTTATGGAAACTTTAAAAGCCAATGAAAAAATTAAAATGTACTATTCATCTAAACTTTTAGAAATAAAAGGTGAAGAATTTGTAGAAGAGGTAATAGCTGAGGTAGCTGGAGAAAAAATAAACTGTAAAACTCAATTTGCTTTTCTATATCTAGGAACTAAATCATTGAAAGAGCTATATGGAGAAGTGGCATCTTTAGACGAAAATGGATATCTTATAACAGATGAAGCTATGCATACTTCTATTGAGGGTATATTTGCTGCTGGAGATGTCAGATCAAAAATGATTAGACAAGTGACTACAGCAACTTCTGATGGAACAATAGCGGCACTTGAAGCTATAAAATTTGTACTTAAAAAACAAAATTTAAGAGCTCAATATAGTTAA